GAATAGTTTTCTACGGTGATGATAATTTCGTACTTATAGGAAATTTCTGTTGCGCTGATTTGCTCTTCTACGCGTTTGGTGATTCTTTTTTGAATCAACGCCAATTGATCTTTTTGAATCAGTTCTTTGGGTAGTTCACCTAATTTTAAATTGTGAATAAAGGTGATTTGTTCTACGTTTAGAATATGGTCGAGTATTTTGGCATATTGAATCAAGTAGTGATCCATCTCAGAGAGATCTAAGCCAACTAATATATTGAGTGCTTTGTTTGTTTCCATGATGCGTTATTTTTGCTGTTCTTCGATTAAATCAGAGATAATATCCTTGTAACTCTTTTCTTGTTTCGACTTCAATTGTTTGGCTTTTTTATTCAGCTCATCTTGTAACCCTTTTTGCAAGCTGTAACACATCAAGAGCAGGATAACTGCAAACGGAAGTCCGGTTATAATTACAGCGGTTTGCAAGGCATCTAAACCACCGCCCCACAACAAGACAATGGCAATAAACCCTTGTAAAAAGGACCAGAATACACGTTGCCAAACGGGCGAATCTCCTTCACTACCAGATGTAATATTATCGATGACAAGAGATCCCGAATCCGAAGACGTAATAAAGAACGAAAAAATAAGAATAATGGCTACAATAGACAGGAAGTTCGTGAACGGAAAGTTTTCCAAGAAAACGAAGAGCGCCGTTGAAATATCTTCTTTCACAGCAAGTACCATTGTCATATCCCCCTCTAGAATGGTGTGTAAGGCACTTCCGCCAAAAACATTCATCCAAAGTAAGGTAATCAAGCCCGGTACGATTAAAACCCCTAATACGAATTCTTTAATTGTTCGTCCTTTTGAAATTCGGGCAATAAAGCTACCCACAAAAGGAGACCAAGCGATCCACCAAGCCCAGTAGAATATCGTCCAAACATTTTGCCAACCCGAACCCTTGTAGGTATCATTCCACGTACTAATATCAATGAAATTTGCCAAGTAAGAACCGGTGTTTTGCACATAGCCTTTGAGGATAAATAAAGTAGGCCCTAAAACGAAAATCAGAATCATAAAACCAGAAGCCATATACATATTGACATTACTCAATAGTTTGACTCCCTTATCCAATCCGGAGAAAACAGAGATGGTTGCAATACTAATTACACCAATAATAATTCCTGCCTGCATTAAGGGAGAAATCTCCCAGCCGTACAGGTATTCCAGTCCCGCTGTGATTTGAGTTACCCCCAATCCCAACGAAGTAGACAAACCAAATACGGTAGCTAAGGTGGATAAAATATCAATCGTATGTCCCCACCAACCGTGAATCTTTTCCTTTAAAAAAGGATATAGTAAAGAACGGAAGGTCATGGGTAATTTTTTATTGAAGCTGAAAAAGGCTAGCGCCAGTCCAACGATGGCATAAATAGCCCAAGCGTGTAATCCCCAGTGTAAACTAGTAAATTCCATCGCCTGAATAGCCGAATCAATATCGCTATCCGTAGGTCGAGGAGGATTAAAGAAGTGGGATACAGGCTCTCCAATACTAAAGAACATGATTCCGATTCCCATTCCTGTACTAAAAAGCATAGCAAACCAAGAAGGTTTGGAGAATTCAGGTTCTGCATCATCACCCCCTAAACGGATATTTCCATATTTACCAAAGGCTAAAAAGAGGGCAAAAATGAGGATGATATTGACGGTAAGAATGAAGAACCAACCAAAATTTTCTGTTACTGCTAATTGTCCTACGTGAAACCAATCACCTACTTTGCTAGGGAAGAGGAGACAGACGGCAATAAGTAAAATGATTAGAAAAATGGAGGTGGTAAAAACAGGTGGATTAATCACCAGTTGTCTTTTGTCTAGTAATTTTTTAAAC
The window above is part of the Myroides odoratus DSM 2801 genome. Proteins encoded here:
- a CDS encoding BCCT family transporter → MFKKLLDKRQLVINPPVFTTSIFLIILLIAVCLLFPSKVGDWFHVGQLAVTENFGWFFILTVNIILIFALFLAFGKYGNIRLGGDDAEPEFSKPSWFAMLFSTGMGIGIMFFSIGEPVSHFFNPPRPTDSDIDSAIQAMEFTSLHWGLHAWAIYAIVGLALAFFSFNKKLPMTFRSLLYPFLKEKIHGWWGHTIDILSTLATVFGLSTSLGLGVTQITAGLEYLYGWEISPLMQAGIIIGVISIATISVFSGLDKGVKLLSNVNMYMASGFMILIFVLGPTLFILKGYVQNTGSYLANFIDISTWNDTYKGSGWQNVWTIFYWAWWIAWSPFVGSFIARISKGRTIKEFVLGVLIVPGLITLLWMNVFGGSALHTILEGDMTMVLAVKEDISTALFVFLENFPFTNFLSIVAIILIFSFFITSSDSGSLVIDNITSGSEGDSPVWQRVFWSFLQGFIAIVLLWGGGLDALQTAVIITGLPFAVILLLMCYSLQKGLQDELNKKAKQLKSKQEKSYKDIISDLIEEQQK